The Setaria italica strain Yugu1 chromosome IX, Setaria_italica_v2.0, whole genome shotgun sequence genome has a window encoding:
- the LOC111258477 gene encoding serine hydroxymethyltransferase, mitochondrial-like: MVETRRSSATAAARKRPSLSPSSSSVPPPKRPKGLELIPSENFTSVSVKQAVGSVMTNKYSEGYTGATYYDGNEYIDMAESLGSPANFEVYTALLKPHERIMALDLPHGGHLSHGYQVMYDFEDKINTAVFLGLQGGPHNHTISGLAVALKQATTPEY; encoded by the exons ATGGTGGAGACTCGCcgaagctccgccaccgcggccgctaGGAAGCGCCCATCCCTGTCGCCATCCTCCTCATCCGTGCCTCCCCCGAAGAGGCCCAAG GGGCTGGAGCTTATCCCGTCGGAGAATTTCACGTCGGTGTCAGTGAAGCAGGCGGTGGGTTCTGTCATGACCAACAAGTACAGCGAGGGGTACACCGGCGCAACATACTACGATGGGAATGA ATACATTGATATGGCCGAATCCTTGG GTTCACCTGCCAACTTTGAGGTATACACCGCCCTATTGAAGCCGCATGAAAGGATCATGGCTTTGGATCTTCCTCACGGTGGGCATCTTTCTCATGGTTACCAG GTTATGTATGATTTTGAGGACAAGATCAACACTGCCGTCTTTCTAGGTCTGCAAGGTGGGCCTCATAACCATACCATTAGTGGCTTGGCTGTTGCACTTAAGCAG GCAACTACCCCAGAGTACTGA
- the LOC101775819 gene encoding J domain-containing protein DDB_G0295729, with product MASDSMDGAEMNVERMEDGGIYFFGLDMECNKDEAVRAKDIAEKKYASMDFEGAKRFALKAQALFPTLEGITQMITTFSIYLASMVKIAGEKDWYSILSVPMSVDDQALKKQYREMLLQTHPDKNKSVGADGAFHLVQEAYKVLSDKQRRAQYDQKILPHLTPQPRKTSASPGVARKFYNFAANNAAASTAGSSNQMAGAAASTVRQVQPQPTHHKRAPVQSPGKDLVTFWTSCNRCYMQYEYYRQYLNLNLRCAGCNQAFLATEIVIPATERAKTTSVGTTKKMKKTMAEGPAVGSSSSA from the exons ATGGCAAGCGACTCCATGGATGGAGCGGAGATGAATGTGGAGAGGATGGAGGACGGAG GTATTTATTTCTTTGGGTTGGACATGGAATGCAACAAGGATGAGGCTGTCAGAGCAAAGGATATTGCTGAAAAGAAGTATGCATCAATGGACTTTGAAGGGGCCAAGAGATTTGCCCTCAAGGCTCAGGCTCTCTTTCCCACACTTGAAGGCATTACTCAGATGATCACTACCTTCAGTATATACCTTGCTTCGATGGTGAAGATTGCTGGTGAGAAGGATTGGTATTCTATCCTATCTGTGCCAATGTCCGTGGATGATCAGGCGCTGAAAAAACAGTATAGGGAGATGCTTCTTCAGACCCACCCGGATAAGAACAAGTCAGTTGGTGCTGATGGTGCTTTCCATTTGGTCCAAGAGGCCTATAAAGTGCTATCTGACAAACAAAGAAGAGCACAGTATGACCAAAAGATATTGCCACACCTGACGCCCCAGCCAAGAAAAACTAGTGCTTCTCCAGGTGTTGCCAGAAAGTTCTACAATTTTGCAGCCAATAATGCTGCTGCTTCTACTGCAGGATCAAGCAACCAAATggcaggagcagcagcatcTACAGTCCGGCAGGTTCAGCCTCAGCCCACACACCATAAGCGGGCGCCAGTTCAATCACCAGGAAAGGACCTTGTTACATTCTGGACTTCCTGCAACAGATGCTACATGCAATACGAGTACTACAGGCAATATCTGAATCTCAACCTCCGCTGCGCTGGATGCAATCAGGCGTTCCTAGCAACAGAGATAGTGATTCCAGCAACTGAGCGTGCAAAGACGACATCTGTTGGAACTActaagaagatgaagaaaactATGGCTGAAGGTCCTGCAGTTGGTTCATCATCCTCCGCATAA
- the LOC101776221 gene encoding dirigent protein 21, whose product MSTATPRTLHFLALLATAITVVVVAAADDGMTHLHLYIHETVAGSPPLVGSNSSSFGSIGAIDDELREGPEPASQYLGRAQGFLVQADLGNPAASCTILSLAFTEGDYGGSTLVVDGRVDLGADGKAVVERGVVGGTGRFRRARGYSLMTKFGNPTPGTVVFEMDLYVKISG is encoded by the coding sequence ATGTCCACGGCAACACCGAGGACCCTCCATTTCCTGGCCTTGCTCGCCACGGCCATCACAGTCGTGGTCGTGGCGGCCGCGGACGATGGCATGACCCACCTCCACCTCTACATCCACGAGACCGTCGCGGGCTCCCCGCCGCTCGTGGGCAGCAACTCCTCCTCGTTCGGCAGCATCGGCGCGATCGACGACGAGCTCCGCGAGGGGCCGGAGCCGGCGTCGCAGTACCTCGGCCGCGCGCAGGGGTTCCTCGTGCAGGCCGACCTGGGAAACCCCGCGGCGTCGTGCACCATCCTGAGCCTCGCGTTCACGGAAGGGGACTACGGCGGCAGCACGCTGGTGGTGGACGGCCGCGTCGACCTCGGTGCCGACGGCAAGGCCGTGGTGGAGCGCGGCGTGGTGGGCGGCACGGGGAGGTTCCGGCGGGCGAGGGGGTACAGCCTCATGACTAAGTTCGGGAACCCGACGCCCGGCACCGTCGTCTTCGAGATGGATCTCTACGTCAAGATCAGTGGATGA
- the LOC101784025 gene encoding protein SENESCENCE-ASSOCIATED GENE 21, mitochondrial, producing the protein MHIFDAHLGSHHNQSKPKNQAPYLSFLARYPSCIAVRPTMSNISSVLSGLINRRSYGVYARAVNVHVSATAAVGRTADGAADGGGRATSNKDVFWMRDPKTGCWIPENRFQEVDAVELRNRLLQHNEHLTPGA; encoded by the exons ATGCACATCTTCGACGCCCACCTTGGCTCACACCACAACCAAAGCAAACCGAAAAATCAAGCTCCAtatctttcttttcttgctaGATATCCCTCCTGTATAGCTGTGCGACCAACAATGTCGAATATAAGCAGCGTCCTGTCCGGCCTCATCAA CCGGCGAAGCTACGGCGTCTACGCGAGAGCGGTGAACGTCCacgtctccgccaccgccgccgtggggaggacggcggacggcgcggcggatggcggcggcagggcgacGAGCAACAAGGACGTGTTCTGGATGAGGGACCCCAAGACGGGATGCTGGATCCCGGAGAACCGGTTCCAGGAGGTGGACGCCGTCGAGCTCCGCAACCGGCTGCTCCAGCACAATGAACACTTAACTCCAGGCGCATGA